Proteins co-encoded in one Tachysurus fulvidraco isolate hzauxx_2018 chromosome 17, HZAU_PFXX_2.0, whole genome shotgun sequence genomic window:
- the LOC125139243 gene encoding spexin prohormone 2-like isoform X2 — protein MEIKTDGAAGHITHHTLQMNSMMPRMQALWTCSVLIVILFTESHCIQKTTLTKNWGPQSMLYLKGKYGRRYVPDSGVDFYKSALKSWYAVIRDEVSANWKIDSSFHGREPADPLHRVGSIYAAEYIQKL, from the exons ATGGAGATAAAAACAGACGGCGCAGCCggacacatcacacatcacacacttcagATGAACAGCATG ATGCCACGCATGCAGGCTTTATGGACGTGCTCGGTGCTGATTGTCATTTTGTTCACAGAGTCGCACTGCATTCAGAAG ACGACTCTGACTAAAAACTGGGGACCGCAGTCGATGCTGTACCTGAAGGGGAAAT ATGGGAGGAGATACGTTCCAGACAGCGGTGTGGACTTTTATAAATCAGCTCTGAAAAGCTGGTACGCAGTTATCAGAG ATGAAGTCAGTGCAAACTGGAAGATCGACTCGTCTTTTCACGGCCGAGAACCTGCTGATCCGTTACACAGAGTAGGCTCCATTTATGCAGCTGAATATATTCagaaattgtaa
- the LOC125139243 gene encoding spexin prohormone 2-like isoform X1 has product MEIKTDGAAGHITHHTLQMNSMMPRMQALWTCSVLIVILFTESHCIQKTTLTKNWGPQSMLYLKGKYGRRYVPDSGVDFYKSALKSWYAVIRDFEKMKSVQTGRSTRLFTAENLLIRYTE; this is encoded by the exons ATGGAGATAAAAACAGACGGCGCAGCCggacacatcacacatcacacacttcagATGAACAGCATG ATGCCACGCATGCAGGCTTTATGGACGTGCTCGGTGCTGATTGTCATTTTGTTCACAGAGTCGCACTGCATTCAGAAG ACGACTCTGACTAAAAACTGGGGACCGCAGTCGATGCTGTACCTGAAGGGGAAAT ATGGGAGGAGATACGTTCCAGACAGCGGTGTGGACTTTTATAAATCAGCTCTGAAAAGCTGGTACGCAGTTATCAGAG ATTTTGAAAAGATGAAGTCAGTGCAAACTGGAAGATCGACTCGTCTTTTCACGGCCGAGAACCTGCTGATCCGTTACACAGAGTAG